A genomic stretch from Leptospira licerasiae serovar Varillal str. VAR 010 includes:
- a CDS encoding ATP-dependent Clp protease ATP-binding subunit, which produces MLEFTKRAKRVINEIAQDEAKRLGSEFIGPEHILLGLLKEEDSVAIKILNNLNINLNELRKEVERRTRENSGTLLMDMAQGQDRYQKIIELSKEEAKRLKHNYVGTEHILLALLRDNNNIAGGALYSFSVNYNVIKGEILRLLGAPPTSTVGVSSQPTAQPGTPRAEKTKTPILDEFARDLTQLARDKKLDPVVGRSSEIQRVIQILSRKTKNNPVLVGESGVGKTAIVEGLALAIVEKNVPDLLFEKRVLSLDLASLIAGTKYRGEFEERLKKIMKEISSSNNIIIFIDELHTLIGAGAAEGAVDAANILKPALARGELQCIGATTSTEYRKYIERDSALERRFQVVKVAEPSVDDAIQILTGLKKAYEAHHKVRYSDRALDQAVRLSHRYINDRYLPDKAIDIIDEAGAKARLANCARPQAVKDLEEEIKSLSQKKEDLVRSQEYEKAAGVRDEVNRKKQVLEEKIRSWQEKLDDFAVSIDEDDILSVVSQWTGIPLQRMEENESSRLLRLEEELKQRVVGQDEAIEKIAKSVRRARTGFKAERRPTGSFIFLGPTGVGKTELAKALAEFLFGDQDAMLRVDMSEYMEPHAVSRLIGAPPGYVGYDDGGQLTEFVRKKPYSIILLDEIEKAHHDIFNVLLQVMEEGNLTDTKGRKVNFRDAIIIMTSNIGAKEISSSVRLGFEDRSGEEDKYKSDQAREQLKKHFNPEFLNRVDEVVYFKPLRKEELMAIMDIMIRDTNKRLLDKKIKIDLTQEAKDHFMDIGYDEKFGARPLRRVFQRELEDYMAVQTLKGAYKEPTKITVAFKEGKLDFLEEVWTDYKPADQGSDGGSSPNNPERSEEPALV; this is translated from the coding sequence ATGTTGGAATTTACTAAAAGAGCAAAACGAGTAATCAACGAGATCGCGCAGGACGAAGCAAAACGTCTAGGCAGCGAATTTATCGGCCCTGAACATATCTTATTAGGTTTGTTAAAGGAAGAAGATTCGGTCGCGATAAAAATACTGAATAACCTGAACATCAACCTGAACGAACTTCGTAAAGAAGTAGAGCGCAGGACCAGGGAGAACTCCGGCACATTGTTGATGGACATGGCCCAAGGACAGGATCGATACCAAAAAATTATCGAACTCTCTAAGGAAGAAGCCAAACGTCTGAAACACAACTATGTTGGAACAGAACATATTCTTCTAGCATTATTAAGAGATAATAATAATATCGCAGGTGGAGCGTTATACTCCTTTAGCGTGAATTATAATGTGATCAAAGGGGAGATACTTCGTTTATTAGGCGCTCCTCCTACTAGCACAGTGGGAGTATCCAGCCAGCCAACCGCTCAACCTGGAACTCCTCGTGCCGAAAAAACTAAAACTCCGATCTTGGACGAGTTTGCTAGAGATCTTACTCAGCTAGCCAGAGATAAAAAACTGGATCCGGTTGTAGGAAGATCCAGCGAGATCCAAAGGGTGATCCAGATCCTTTCTCGTAAAACCAAGAACAATCCGGTATTGGTCGGAGAGTCAGGAGTCGGTAAGACAGCTATCGTAGAAGGGCTAGCACTTGCGATCGTAGAGAAGAATGTCCCTGACCTTCTTTTCGAAAAACGTGTACTTTCCTTGGATCTGGCAAGCCTGATCGCAGGAACCAAGTATCGCGGAGAATTCGAAGAAAGATTAAAGAAGATCATGAAAGAAATTTCTTCTTCTAATAATATCATCATATTTATCGACGAGTTGCACACTCTGATCGGAGCGGGAGCAGCAGAAGGAGCTGTGGATGCAGCTAATATTCTGAAACCTGCACTTGCAAGAGGGGAACTGCAATGTATCGGAGCTACTACCAGCACCGAGTACCGCAAGTATATCGAGCGTGATTCCGCGTTAGAAAGAAGGTTCCAAGTTGTAAAAGTTGCGGAACCTTCCGTAGACGATGCTATCCAAATCCTTACCGGATTGAAAAAAGCTTACGAGGCTCACCATAAGGTGCGTTACTCGGATCGTGCTTTGGACCAAGCGGTTAGGTTATCTCACAGGTATATCAATGATAGATATCTTCCTGACAAAGCGATCGACATCATAGACGAAGCAGGTGCAAAAGCAAGACTTGCGAACTGTGCTCGTCCTCAAGCAGTAAAAGACTTGGAAGAAGAGATCAAATCACTTTCTCAAAAGAAAGAAGATCTGGTTCGTTCCCAAGAGTATGAAAAGGCTGCTGGAGTTCGCGATGAAGTGAACCGCAAAAAACAAGTTCTGGAAGAAAAGATCAGATCTTGGCAGGAGAAACTGGACGATTTCGCAGTTTCTATCGACGAAGACGATATTCTTTCCGTGGTATCTCAATGGACCGGAATTCCGTTACAAAGAATGGAAGAGAATGAGTCTTCCAGATTACTTCGTTTGGAAGAAGAACTCAAACAAAGAGTTGTCGGTCAGGACGAAGCAATCGAGAAGATCGCAAAATCCGTTCGTAGAGCGCGTACTGGATTCAAAGCAGAACGTAGACCTACCGGATCTTTTATATTCTTAGGGCCTACAGGAGTCGGTAAGACCGAGCTTGCAAAAGCGTTGGCTGAGTTCTTATTCGGAGACCAAGACGCTATGCTTCGTGTAGACATGTCCGAGTATATGGAACCGCATGCAGTCAGTAGATTGATCGGAGCTCCTCCTGGTTATGTTGGTTACGATGATGGCGGACAATTGACTGAGTTCGTTCGTAAAAAACCGTATTCAATCATTCTATTGGATGAGATCGAAAAAGCTCACCATGATATTTTCAACGTTCTTCTCCAAGTAATGGAAGAAGGGAACCTGACTGATACAAAAGGTCGTAAGGTAAACTTCAGGGACGCGATCATCATCATGACCTCTAACATCGGTGCTAAGGAAATTTCCAGCAGCGTAAGACTCGGATTCGAGGATCGTTCGGGAGAAGAGGACAAATACAAGTCGGACCAAGCTCGCGAACAGTTGAAAAAACATTTCAACCCGGAATTCTTGAACAGAGTGGACGAGGTTGTTTACTTCAAACCTCTCAGAAAAGAAGAGCTTATGGCGATTATGGATATCATGATCAGAGACACCAATAAGAGATTATTGGATAAGAAGATCAAGATAGACCTGACTCAAGAAGCGAAGGACCACTTTATGGATATAGGCTACGACGAGAAGTTCGGAGCACGTCCATTACGCAGAGTATTCCAACGAGAGTTAGAGGATTATATGGCAGTCCAAACCTTGAAAGGCGCTTACAAAGAGCCTACCAAGATCACAGTTGCCTTCAAAGAGGGTAAACTAGACTTCTTGGAAGAAGTTTGGACAGATTATAAACCTGCAGATCAAGGTTCAGACGGAGGAAGTTCTCCGAACAATCCGGAGCGTTCCGAAGAACCTGCGCTAGTGTAA
- a CDS encoding ABC transporter ATP-binding protein, producing MSIIKIRNLVKKYHILEKEFSVLDGLDMDVEEGQIFSIEGKSGIGKSTLLNILGAMDSFDSGDVEVCGINLNNLDEKGKENFRAEKIAFIFQHHLLLPDFSALENVSIPLLIKGYSTSKAEKEAISILEKVGLKERIHSHPSQLSGGESARVGVARALVAGKKLILADEPTGNLDRENSRNLMSLIQELQKDLRFSLILVTHDMELAALAHKRNQIFQGKLKPAVVPQTV from the coding sequence GTGAGTATTATTAAGATCCGAAATCTGGTTAAAAAGTATCATATCCTGGAAAAGGAATTTTCCGTGTTAGACGGATTGGATATGGATGTAGAAGAAGGACAGATCTTCTCCATCGAAGGAAAATCCGGGATCGGAAAATCCACGTTACTCAATATTCTTGGCGCAATGGACAGTTTTGATTCAGGAGATGTGGAAGTTTGCGGGATCAATCTGAACAACTTGGACGAAAAAGGAAAAGAAAACTTTCGTGCGGAGAAGATCGCATTTATCTTCCAACATCATCTTCTTCTTCCGGATTTTTCGGCTTTGGAGAATGTGAGCATCCCACTTTTGATAAAAGGTTATTCCACTTCTAAAGCGGAGAAAGAAGCGATCTCCATATTGGAAAAAGTCGGATTGAAAGAAAGGATCCATAGTCATCCTTCTCAACTATCCGGAGGAGAAAGTGCAAGAGTAGGTGTGGCAAGAGCGCTTGTTGCAGGAAAAAAACTCATTCTCGCAGATGAACCTACAGGAAACTTGGATAGAGAAAATTCCAGGAATCTAATGAGCCTGATCCAAGAACTCCAAAAGGATCTTAGATTCAGTCTAATACTAGTGACCCACGATATGGAATTGGCGGCTCTCGCTCATAAAAGAAATCAGATCTTCCAAGGAAAGCTTAAACCCGCAGTGGTCCCACAGACGGTTTAA
- a CDS encoding tetratricopeptide repeat protein, which yields MNRSIILVTGFLFVCAGLLTGIYTAVIQDTDSTNKGIIEKVREGEEFLKHSNPKSSEKALDIFAELSSKDVGTDLSFRIQYDLATALDKTGDKMRALGIFRELNQKEGLAREEKAKVSYGLGNLLLLLNRDEEGKGHLEEVLRTSGDNKLRSNALSAIADYYMKKGNYDQSRKNYVLALQEDPENVKARVRWGKSLRRMGKDWSAYDVYEDYVQSDAYFDPDKVAVDKEFRSGLLEKGRELYVRKEYYSAIETLKKALDIGVSERAREQAWYYIAESYDALGKSEQAIQYLNKILENSDGTLDQAAMFRKGTIYFRGGKYEKAAAVFQESADRNPDTPVGKKSAAWKKEALDQIEDDLRYKDGEGGGKAKPSDDDRQDDDWKY from the coding sequence ATGAACCGTTCCATCATATTAGTTACAGGATTTTTATTCGTATGCGCAGGTCTTCTTACCGGGATTTACACTGCGGTGATCCAAGACACGGATTCTACAAATAAAGGGATTATCGAGAAAGTCAGGGAAGGAGAGGAATTTCTAAAACATTCCAATCCTAAATCTTCAGAAAAGGCTTTGGATATTTTTGCGGAATTATCCTCCAAGGATGTGGGTACCGATCTTTCTTTTAGGATCCAGTACGATCTTGCAACCGCTCTGGATAAGACCGGAGATAAGATGAGAGCTCTCGGTATTTTTAGAGAGTTGAACCAAAAAGAAGGTTTGGCTCGTGAAGAGAAGGCTAAGGTTTCCTACGGCCTAGGAAACCTTCTTCTTCTATTAAACAGAGACGAAGAAGGAAAAGGTCACTTGGAGGAAGTTCTCAGAACTTCCGGTGATAATAAACTTAGATCCAACGCGTTATCCGCGATTGCCGATTATTATATGAAAAAGGGCAATTACGATCAGTCCAGAAAGAACTACGTATTGGCCTTACAAGAAGATCCGGAAAACGTAAAAGCTAGGGTAAGATGGGGAAAATCTTTGCGTAGAATGGGCAAGGATTGGTCCGCTTACGATGTGTACGAAGACTATGTTCAGTCGGATGCATATTTCGATCCGGACAAAGTTGCCGTCGATAAAGAATTCCGTTCCGGACTCTTGGAGAAGGGAAGAGAATTATACGTTCGTAAAGAATATTACTCCGCTATCGAAACCTTAAAAAAAGCATTGGATATCGGTGTCAGCGAAAGAGCTAGAGAACAAGCTTGGTATTATATTGCAGAAAGTTACGATGCTTTGGGAAAATCGGAGCAAGCAATCCAGTATCTTAACAAAATTTTGGAAAATTCGGACGGGACCTTGGACCAAGCTGCAATGTTCAGAAAAGGAACCATCTATTTCAGAGGCGGAAAGTATGAGAAAGCCGCTGCGGTTTTCCAAGAATCCGCTGATAGAAATCCTGATACTCCGGTGGGTAAAAAATCCGCTGCTTGGAAGAAGGAAGCCTTGGATCAGATCGAAGACGACCTGAGATATAAGGACGGAGAAGGCGGCGGAAAAGCAAAACCAAGCGACGACGATCGTCAAGACGACGACTGGAAATATTAA
- a CDS encoding metalloenzyme has product MIFYVFIDGIGFGENNPDKNPFSKYAKGIFLPLGGKTIPENSPSRLKQLTYLKTDASMGIKGLPQSATGQTSLWTGINACQVLNRHMSGFPTFTLKRIIAKYSIIRVLEEHGFKADLLNCYTPGFAEHIKKHPRHVSASTLIQMAADKPLKDMDDLRDGKGLYMDISRDFLRKFGKDFIDKDDPVLELQDPYKTGKEIIPAMKDHTLCIYEYFITDKVGHKMNWKGAEKCISDLENFLLGVLDAMDPEQDQLILTSDHGNLEDLTVDVHTINPVPTILFGKYTKQMKDRIHALKDIPHAIYDCLGLHIQMSEQEFIQTSAH; this is encoded by the coding sequence ATGATATTTTATGTATTTATAGACGGGATAGGCTTTGGGGAAAACAATCCGGATAAAAATCCGTTCTCCAAGTATGCAAAGGGGATTTTTCTACCCTTGGGCGGTAAAACGATCCCTGAAAATTCTCCCTCCCGTTTAAAACAACTCACCTATCTGAAAACGGACGCGAGTATGGGGATCAAAGGTCTTCCCCAAAGTGCAACAGGACAAACTTCGCTTTGGACCGGAATCAACGCTTGCCAGGTGTTGAACCGCCATATGAGTGGATTCCCTACATTCACCTTAAAACGTATCATCGCAAAATATTCCATTATTCGTGTTTTAGAAGAACATGGATTTAAAGCGGATTTACTGAACTGTTATACTCCCGGATTTGCGGAACATATAAAAAAACATCCTAGGCATGTGTCCGCTTCTACTCTCATCCAAATGGCTGCTGACAAACCTTTAAAGGATATGGATGATCTTAGAGATGGCAAAGGTCTCTATATGGACATCAGCCGTGATTTTCTCCGAAAATTCGGAAAGGATTTTATAGATAAGGATGATCCGGTTTTAGAGCTCCAAGATCCTTACAAAACCGGAAAAGAGATCATTCCCGCGATGAAAGATCACACGTTATGTATCTATGAGTATTTTATCACGGATAAAGTAGGCCATAAGATGAATTGGAAAGGAGCCGAAAAATGTATCTCCGACTTGGAGAACTTTTTACTCGGAGTTTTAGATGCGATGGATCCGGAACAAGATCAACTCATTCTGACTTCCGATCACGGAAACCTAGAAGATCTTACCGTCGACGTTCATACTATAAATCCAGTCCCCACCATTCTATTCGGTAAATACACAAAACAAATGAAGGACAGGATCCACGCATTAAAGGATATCCCGCATGCAATCTACGATTGTTTAGGGTTACATATCCAAATGTCTGAACAGGAATTTATTCAGACTTCAGCTCATTAA
- the mtaB gene encoding tRNA (N(6)-L-threonylcarbamoyladenosine(37)-C(2))-methylthiotransferase MtaB: protein MPFPPGEKKVLFHTLGCRLNFFESDGLFSSLSKHGYSVAAGEDIPDVVVVNTCTVTNKADSRNRNIIRNAIKRYPGAQVWVTGCYAQTDKESIESIPGIAGVIGNENKSDLPRLILEKEGADPSHIHSVSDRFAYSDVLPNGHTRAYLKIQDGCDRQCSYCKIPQARGKGVSRNWSDVLDQVSFLQDNGVGEIILTGVNLGWYRDGEGRKAFPKMLEAILNKLEYSRLRLSSIEPPDVGVELAELLTHPRFTPFLHIPLQSGSKEILKRMKRSYTPETFRKRIELAKSKVPDLFLGTDVIVGFPGETEQNFEDSTSILEELGFSKIHAFPFSVRKNTSAEQFPETVSKETKKERVHSLMDLSQRLHRKYAESQFSKKREAVLERGGIAVTDNYLKAVISESDQKSLSPGQFLTVEIGEYIPDEADKEGKVSARILAAIG, encoded by the coding sequence ATGCCCTTTCCGCCGGGTGAAAAAAAGGTATTATTCCATACCTTAGGTTGTAGGCTCAATTTTTTTGAGTCTGACGGTCTATTCTCTTCTTTGAGTAAACACGGGTATTCCGTGGCTGCCGGGGAAGATATCCCTGATGTGGTAGTGGTCAATACTTGTACCGTCACTAACAAAGCAGATTCAAGAAATCGTAATATTATTCGAAATGCGATCAAAAGATATCCGGGAGCTCAGGTCTGGGTGACCGGCTGTTACGCACAAACAGACAAAGAATCTATAGAGTCAATTCCGGGTATCGCGGGTGTGATTGGTAACGAGAACAAATCCGATCTGCCTAGATTGATCTTAGAAAAAGAAGGTGCAGATCCTTCTCATATCCATTCTGTTTCTGATCGATTTGCCTATTCCGATGTTTTACCAAATGGACATACCAGAGCTTATTTAAAGATCCAAGACGGTTGCGATCGCCAATGTTCTTATTGTAAAATTCCTCAAGCAAGAGGCAAGGGTGTCTCCCGAAATTGGTCGGATGTGCTCGATCAAGTTTCCTTTTTACAAGACAATGGAGTAGGAGAGATCATCCTTACCGGTGTGAACCTGGGCTGGTATAGAGATGGGGAAGGCAGAAAGGCATTTCCTAAAATGCTCGAAGCAATCTTAAATAAGTTAGAATATTCGAGACTTAGACTTTCTTCTATCGAGCCGCCTGATGTGGGAGTGGAGCTTGCAGAACTTCTTACTCATCCTAGATTTACTCCTTTTTTACATATTCCTTTACAAAGTGGAAGTAAAGAAATCCTAAAAAGAATGAAACGTAGTTATACTCCTGAAACTTTCCGTAAAAGGATAGAGCTTGCCAAGTCAAAGGTTCCGGATCTATTTTTAGGAACGGATGTGATCGTGGGTTTTCCTGGAGAAACGGAACAAAACTTTGAGGATTCTACTTCTATCCTAGAAGAATTAGGTTTCTCTAAAATACATGCGTTTCCTTTTTCCGTTCGGAAAAACACTTCTGCAGAGCAATTTCCGGAAACAGTTTCTAAGGAAACTAAAAAAGAAAGAGTTCATTCTCTTATGGATCTTTCTCAAAGACTCCATCGCAAATATGCAGAAAGCCAATTCTCCAAAAAAAGAGAGGCAGTTTTGGAAAGAGGCGGGATCGCTGTTACAGATAATTATCTGAAAGCCGTGATCTCGGAGAGCGATCAAAAGAGCCTAAGCCCAGGACAGTTTTTGACCGTGGAGATCGGAGAATATATCCCCGATGAAGCAGATAAAGAAGGCAAGGTCTCTGCAAGAATCTTGGCAGCAATCGGTTAG
- a CDS encoding tetratricopeptide repeat protein, translating into MHKGKILLLTLILFVFSAGNSFAQSEPDYQTALAEFQKGNSEKALEIIRVLHEQGKRSYETHYLAAFCHYNAGRNKSAATHWSEALKLKPGDPAVSVDFARYLIQVGRNSDALEIIYNSYQANPKNREVRLLYATALLYNNKAREALYIIEKLKAEDGNDYRPLVLEAQVYFYLGSAEKAEVSLKWAQSLVPNNPNVLNNLGLVYEKAGNQEAKRGNIKKALEQLRNAKEQLESALKIKPDDEKIKGNIRRIEARINALSAG; encoded by the coding sequence ATGCACAAAGGAAAAATACTCCTACTTACACTGATTCTATTTGTTTTTTCTGCGGGAAATAGTTTCGCTCAGAGCGAACCGGATTATCAAACGGCATTGGCAGAATTCCAAAAAGGAAATTCTGAAAAAGCTTTAGAGATCATTCGTGTACTTCACGAACAAGGAAAAAGATCTTACGAGACTCATTACTTAGCGGCTTTCTGTCATTATAATGCAGGAAGAAATAAATCCGCAGCCACTCATTGGTCCGAAGCATTAAAACTAAAACCTGGAGATCCTGCCGTAAGTGTGGATTTTGCCAGATATTTGATCCAAGTCGGTAGGAATTCCGACGCATTAGAGATCATTTATAATTCTTACCAAGCTAATCCTAAAAATAGAGAAGTAAGACTATTATATGCGACTGCATTATTATATAATAATAAAGCTCGGGAAGCATTATATATCATAGAAAAACTAAAAGCAGAAGACGGGAACGATTATCGTCCTTTAGTTTTAGAGGCTCAGGTGTATTTCTATTTAGGAAGCGCAGAAAAAGCAGAAGTCAGTTTGAAATGGGCTCAGTCTTTAGTTCCTAATAATCCGAATGTATTAAATAATCTCGGATTAGTTTACGAAAAAGCGGGAAACCAAGAAGCAAAAAGAGGGAATATCAAAAAGGCCCTCGAACAATTAAGAAACGCTAAAGAACAATTGGAATCCGCACTTAAGATAAAACCTGATGACGAAAAAATAAAAGGTAATATCAGAAGAATAGAGGCAAGGATCAATGCCCTTTCCGCCGGGTGA
- a CDS encoding ATP--guanido phosphotransferase, translating into MDGCIYCGLSRLDWKNRGKIGCVHCIQFLGEEYTKFIPLQAPSEWEPPSHFTAFDTWEKFKKTNWEQGLSYIDSLRLPFTYRFRIARNPKNSTYTKRTEKTDQFLNRFLEENDSQIEDLNSVKKHPILELKQRIPWNSGTLVMGDEDHIRWEYVTDSLLELNSVLKSDFLTKFEAKDKFDFQKGIGFINSCPTNSGFGDKLSVSIPARLADSGEIRDFRLPTDWGFYREELKGRLVFFRKNFGPNRKNSFFNLVSYLALLVISGKDGTKASFDL; encoded by the coding sequence ATGGATGGCTGTATTTATTGCGGCTTATCCCGTCTCGACTGGAAAAATCGAGGAAAGATAGGATGTGTTCATTGCATCCAGTTTTTGGGAGAGGAATATACTAAGTTTATTCCTCTCCAGGCTCCTTCCGAATGGGAGCCACCTTCTCATTTCACTGCATTTGACACTTGGGAAAAATTCAAAAAAACAAATTGGGAACAAGGTTTGTCCTATATAGATTCTCTTCGTTTGCCTTTCACGTATAGGTTTCGTATTGCTAGAAATCCGAAAAATTCCACATATACCAAACGTACCGAAAAAACGGACCAGTTCTTAAACCGGTTTTTAGAAGAGAATGATTCCCAAATCGAAGATCTGAATTCGGTAAAAAAACATCCGATCTTAGAATTAAAACAAAGAATTCCCTGGAATTCAGGGACATTAGTGATGGGAGACGAGGATCATATTCGCTGGGAATATGTGACTGATTCCCTACTTGAGTTGAACTCTGTCCTAAAATCCGATTTTTTAACGAAATTCGAGGCGAAAGATAAGTTTGATTTTCAAAAAGGGATCGGATTCATCAATTCCTGTCCTACCAACTCCGGTTTTGGAGACAAACTTTCTGTTTCAATTCCGGCAAGACTTGCGGACTCGGGAGAGATACGGGATTTCAGGCTGCCCACAGACTGGGGCTTCTATCGGGAAGAATTGAAGGGCAGATTGGTCTTTTTCCGAAAAAATTTCGGCCCAAATCGAAAAAATTCCTTTTTCAATTTGGTTTCGTATTTAGCCTTACTGGTAATAAGCGGAAAAGACGGGACAAAAGCCTCATTTGACCTGTAA
- a CDS encoding ABC transporter permease codes for MHFFFHRSPLILLLTSRYIRGSRVTGLLSIKSRISFIVMAVGVALLIVVLSIFNGFQRQLKESLWQGGEHITIESSSNGGEIRDYQKIIKYIQNDPDLKDRIISVEGGIQSHGLIQRYNVFYPVLIKAVAVPSVDELIEHKLHNFPRVVHYDREELGHLNRENYIILGKEMEDLYNFGLGKQLTLAVPGGRFSLGKGVEVSVQNFRVSGFFKTGNYKFDSSFVYMALPVAQKFFKMKDSVNQITIKAKSLDDLAISKRKLYKLFNSLEFEQEIDAASSLSVRTIAEEQENLLAALQLEKTIISIIVFLFIILAALGMVASVYSLVRAKRKSIGVLKALGLPASDILLIFTLNAMLVGILASLTGGVAGIFLANSLDSIVGYIEEIINMLGPSFTGSDWTPVELVPKRIYYFDKLPVDINIPFIFMVTTAATILSGIAGYFPARWAASLNPVDTIRND; via the coding sequence ATGCATTTCTTCTTTCATAGATCCCCCCTAATCCTACTTCTCACTTCCCGATATATCCGAGGATCCAGAGTTACAGGATTGCTATCGATCAAGTCCAGGATTTCGTTTATCGTGATGGCTGTCGGAGTTGCCCTTCTTATCGTAGTACTTTCCATCTTTAACGGCTTTCAAAGGCAACTTAAGGAATCCCTGTGGCAAGGTGGGGAACATATTACAATTGAAAGTAGTTCTAATGGCGGAGAGATCCGAGATTACCAGAAGATCATCAAATACATACAAAACGATCCGGACCTAAAAGACAGGATCATCTCTGTCGAAGGCGGGATTCAAAGTCACGGACTCATCCAAAGATATAACGTATTTTATCCGGTTCTTATCAAAGCGGTCGCCGTTCCAAGCGTGGACGAATTGATAGAACATAAACTTCATAATTTTCCCAGAGTTGTTCATTACGATAGAGAAGAACTCGGTCATCTGAATCGAGAGAACTATATCATTCTAGGAAAAGAAATGGAGGACCTTTACAATTTCGGTTTAGGCAAACAACTTACTTTAGCGGTCCCCGGGGGGAGGTTTTCTCTCGGAAAAGGTGTAGAAGTAAGCGTCCAGAATTTCAGAGTATCCGGATTTTTTAAAACGGGGAACTATAAGTTCGATTCTAGCTTCGTTTATATGGCCTTGCCTGTTGCTCAGAAATTTTTCAAAATGAAAGATTCCGTAAATCAGATCACTATCAAAGCAAAGTCTTTGGATGATCTTGCGATCAGCAAACGTAAACTATACAAATTATTTAACAGCTTAGAGTTCGAACAAGAGATTGATGCGGCTTCTTCTTTATCCGTAAGGACGATCGCAGAAGAACAAGAAAATCTTTTAGCGGCGTTGCAGTTGGAAAAGACGATCATCTCTATTATCGTTTTCTTATTTATTATCTTGGCTGCGCTCGGAATGGTCGCTTCCGTATATTCTTTGGTACGTGCAAAACGTAAGTCTATCGGAGTGTTAAAAGCTCTTGGACTTCCGGCTTCCGATATACTTTTGATCTTTACATTGAATGCGATGCTTGTCGGGATATTAGCTTCTTTAACCGGAGGGGTCGCGGGAATATTTTTAGCAAACTCGCTCGATAGTATTGTCGGCTACATAGAAGAGATCATCAACATGTTAGGACCTTCTTTCACAGGTTCCGATTGGACGCCTGTAGAGCTCGTTCCGAAACGAATCTATTATTTCGATAAACTGCCTGTGGACATCAATATACCTTTTATCTTTATGGTAACCACTGCTGCTACGATACTTTCCGGGATTGCCGGATACTTCCCCGCAAGATGGGCCGCAAGCCTGAATCCTGTCGATACCATAAGGAACGACTAA
- a CDS encoding class I SAM-dependent methyltransferase, with amino-acid sequence MNDIEYYYDPEYQNFLLSSKRRELTPPEIVLKHFSLKDVQNIVDFGMGLGFWTETLLKSIHKEGWVWGAECNQDFLDEVLHWKNREDIQRFTPFYMEKADRPLLPEWIPVPEVIFASLVLSTFADPGQAMDGLVRSMKKGGKLIVLDWVKNEYPVGPRINDKISLDKMKFLAEQYKLEIVKTVRISEHVYGLEIQSGPEFEYGYYDLREEETYSEELIRS; translated from the coding sequence ATGAACGATATAGAATATTATTACGACCCAGAATATCAGAATTTCCTCCTCTCTAGTAAGAGACGTGAGCTTACTCCTCCGGAAATCGTTTTGAAACATTTTTCCCTAAAGGACGTACAGAATATCGTAGATTTCGGGATGGGTCTGGGTTTCTGGACGGAAACTCTTCTGAAATCAATCCACAAAGAAGGCTGGGTCTGGGGAGCAGAATGTAACCAGGACTTCCTAGACGAAGTGCTCCATTGGAAAAATAGAGAAGATATCCAAAGATTTACTCCATTTTATATGGAGAAGGCAGACCGTCCCCTGTTGCCGGAATGGATCCCGGTCCCAGAAGTGATTTTTGCTTCTTTAGTACTTTCTACCTTTGCGGATCCTGGCCAAGCAATGGACGGTCTAGTTCGTTCCATGAAGAAGGGCGGCAAATTGATCGTTCTTGATTGGGTCAAAAACGAATATCCTGTCGGACCAAGGATCAACGACAAGATCTCCTTAGATAAAATGAAATTCTTAGCTGAGCAATATAAACTAGAGATCGTTAAAACTGTGAGAATCAGCGAACATGTATACGGTTTAGAGATCCAATCAGGTCCTGAATTCGAATACGGTTATTACGACCTAAGAGAAGAAGAAACTTACTCCGAAGAATTGATCAGGTCTTAA